CAACAATATCCTGTTCCATTTAGGTTTTTCAGGCAAAAATTGCTTTTGATATCAGCCTGTACTACATTTGATTTTCGGTTTGTCCCGTCAGCTTTATTCATTCTGGCTCCTTTGGAAATTGATTAAAACAAGTATTGTTATGAGACTTACTATTTACCTTTTTTCAGTGGCTTATCTTGTTCTTTCACAAAACCTTTTCTCCCAAGAGAAACCGGGCCAATGGAAACAGCATATTGATTCCGATTTGTCATGGGTGTCAACTGACACGACAACACCCCTCTTTGCCGAATATCAGGTTTATCCAACGCCTTCAAGAGGAAAAGATACACAAGGGAGTTTTATGATTTACCTTCCTGAAGAGTATCAGAATACCCTTAAAAGATTTCCTGTGATTTACTTTTTACATGGAGGAAATGGAACCCAAAAAGACGCGGAATGGCTGATGAAAATAATGGATAAAGCCATTAAAGAAGGAAAGATGCCCCCGGTCATTATTGTCGGCCCCCAGGCCTTACCTATTGGATGGTATTGCAATGCAAATTCCGGTGCAAAAGGAGTAACCAGCGGGCCTGTAGAAGATGTATTGATGAAAGATCTTATTCCCTATATTGATGAGCATTACCGGACTATTGATGACCGCTCCGGCCGGGGTCTCGAAGGTTGGTCAATGGGTGGCTTCGGAGCCATGAGACTTGGTTTCAAGTATCCTGAAATGTTTGGTTTCACTTCATCCCTGGCAGGTGCGCTGATTGACTTTCAGGACGAACACAATCCACAGTACCTGGTCAACACATTTGGCCCTGCAACAGGACCGGGCTCGGAAAAATCCATTGAATACTTCAACTCAGTACATCCACGATTTTATGCCGGGAAGAATGCTGAGATAATAAAGAGCAATGTAAAAGTAAGGCTTATTATCGGCGATCAGGACTGGTTGTATAACAATAATGGTAAGTTTATAACTAATAACTTCAGTGATTATCTCGATTCACTAGGTATAAAACATGGCTATACCGTCTTAGAAAATGCTGGACATATGTTCCCGTTAGAATTTGCTGATGGAACCAGGGAATATCCGATTCAGTTCTGGGTGGATGCATATAAAACTTTGGTAACGACGTCCGCTATTAAACATATGAAGGAATAATCTACGCTTCGGATGGTAAAAAAGAAAGACTCCTTACAAAAATGTTAAGGAGTCTTTTCTTGTAGCGGGGGCAGGACTTGAACCTACGTCCCGATTTCATCGGGATATGAGCCCAACGCCCTTAATATGTTTTTATGGGAATTAAAATATAAAAACCGGATCTTTTATGATCCGGCCTTTTTGGTAGCGGGGGCAGGACTTGAACCTACGACCTTTGGGTTATGAGCCCAACGAGCTACCAACTGCTCCACCCCGCAATGTTGGATGGCAAAGGTAAACTAACTTTGTTATAAAAAAAATTGTTTGGGAATAAAATATTAAAGATTATGAAATTGAGAATGTAAGACCCTGCAATTATACCAGATTCGATATTCTTAAA
The window above is part of the Bacteroidales bacterium genome. Proteins encoded here:
- a CDS encoding alpha/beta hydrolase-fold protein — translated: MRLTIYLFSVAYLVLSQNLFSQEKPGQWKQHIDSDLSWVSTDTTTPLFAEYQVYPTPSRGKDTQGSFMIYLPEEYQNTLKRFPVIYFLHGGNGTQKDAEWLMKIMDKAIKEGKMPPVIIVGPQALPIGWYCNANSGAKGVTSGPVEDVLMKDLIPYIDEHYRTIDDRSGRGLEGWSMGGFGAMRLGFKYPEMFGFTSSLAGALIDFQDEHNPQYLVNTFGPATGPGSEKSIEYFNSVHPRFYAGKNAEIIKSNVKVRLIIGDQDWLYNNNGKFITNNFSDYLDSLGIKHGYTVLENAGHMFPLEFADGTREYPIQFWVDAYKTLVTTSAIKHMKE